The Bradyrhizobium guangxiense genomic sequence TGCTTGCCGGCCTCGTCCACCGAGATGCCTTCGAAGATCAGATAGTCCTTGTAGTTCGGCGTGATCGGCGACGGCTTGAAGATCGGATTCTTGATGCCATATTTCGACATGCCGTCCTTGATCACTTCCACCTTCAGGTGCAGCCAGCCGGCCATTTCGATCGCGCCGCAGAAGGTGATCTCGCCATCGCCCTGGCTGAAATGCAGGTCGCCCATCGAGAGACCCGCGCCGGGCACGTAGACCGGGAAGTAGATCTTCGAGCCGCGCGAGAGATCCTTGATGTCGCAATTGCCGCCATGCTCGCGCGGCGGCACGGTGCGCGCGCCTTCGGCGCCGATCTTGGCCTTGATGTCGCCCTTGGCGCGGCCGCCATGGGCGGTTGCCGCGAACGGCGGGTTGGCAAGGCCGGGCACGCGGGTCGGATTGGTCGAGATCAGCTCGGCCTCGCGCTTGTTCCAGGTCTCCAGCATCTTCGGATCGGGCAGGCAGCCGATCAGGCCGGGATGGATGAGACCGGCGAAGTTGACGCCGGGCACGTGACGCGACGAAGTGTAGAGACCCTTGATGTCCCAGATCGACTTCTGCGCCAGCGGAAAGTGGTCGGTGAGGAAGCCGCCGCCGTTCTGCTTGGAGAAGAAGCCGTTGAAGCCCCACAGGCTCTCCTTGAGCGGGCCGACGTCGAGCAGGTCGACGACGAGGAGATCGCCGGGCTCGGCGCCCTTGACGCCGATCGGGCCGGACAGGAAGTGCACGATCGACAGATCGATGTCGCGCACGTCGTCGGCGGAATCGTTGTTCTTGATGAAGCCGCCGGTCCAGTCATAGGTCTCGATGATGAAATCGTCGCCGGGATTGACCCAGGCCACGATCGGGATGTCGGGGTGCCAGCGGTTATGCACCATGTCATTTTCATAGGCCGACTTGGTGAGATCGACCTTGATCAGTGTCTCTGGCATCGAGATGCTCCCCTTTTACACAGTTGGTTAGACGGACAGATATTTCGAAACCTGCGCGGCATCGACGGCGTCGCGCGGATCGTCGCGCACGATCTCGCCGTTCTCGATCACCAACACGCGGTCGGCGATGTCGAGCGCGAAGCTCAGGACCTGCTCGGAGACGACGATCGAGAGCCCCTTCTCGTCGCGGATGCGCTTGAGGGTGCGCGCCATCTCCTTGATGATGGAGGGCTGAATGCCTTCGGTCGGCTCGTCCAGCAGCAAGACCTTCGGCTTGGTCGCGAGCGCGCGCGCAATGGCGAGCTGCTGCTGCTGGCCGCCGGACAGATTGCCGCCGCGGCGGCCCTTCATTTCCAGCAGCACCGGAAACAATTCGTAGATGTCGCCAGGCACCTCGGATTCGCCTGCGACCACGAGACCGGTCTCGATGTTCTCCTTCACCGTCATAGTCGAGAAGATCATGCGGCCCTGCGGCACGTAAGCGAGCCCCTTGGCGACACGCTCGTAGCTCTTGAGGCCGCCGAGCTCGGCGCCGTCCATGGTTACCGAGCCGCTTCTAGCCGGCAGGATGCCCATCAGCGACTTCATCAGCGTGGTCTTGCCCATGCCGTTGCGGCCCATGATCGCCACGATCTCGTTCGGCGCGACCTTGACGTTGAGCCCGTGCAGCACCTCGCTCTGGCCGTAGGCAACGTGGAGATCTGAAATAGCCAGCATCGATTACTCCCAGGCTCGGTGTGTCTCTTTCCTTCTCCCCTTGTGGGAGAAGGTGGCGCGGACGAAGTCCGCGACGGACGAGGGGTCGGCATCTGCGCATGCGAGAGGCAGTTTGGCTCGCGGAGAGACACCCCTCACCCCGATCGCATCTGACGATGCGATCCGACCTCTCCCACAAGGGGGGAGGTGCACCGTCAGTGCTGCGGACTCGTTGGGTTTCACCATCGTCAGTGCCCCAGGTACACTTCGACGACCTTCGGGTCGTTCTTCACCTTCTCCATCGTCCCCTCCGAGAGGATCTGGCCCTGGTGCAGCACGGTGACCTTGTGCGCGATGTCCTCGACGAACTTCATGTCGTGCTCGATCACCAGCACCGAACGGTTCTTGATGATGCGGTTGAGCAGCTCTGCCGTCTTGGCGCGCTCGGATACGCTCATGCCGGCGACCGGCTCATCCAGCATCAGGAGGTCCGGATCCTGGATCAGCAGCATGCCGATCTCGAGCCACTGCTTCTGGCCGTGGCTGAGCTCGTCGGCATAGGTGTTGAGCTTGTCCTTGAGGAAGATCATCTCCGCGACCTCCTCGACCCGGTCCTTCACCAGCTGGTCGCGTTGAAAGGTCAGCGAGCCGAACACGGTGCGGCCGCGCGGAAACGAGATCTCGAGGTTCTCGAACACGGTGAGATCCTCGAACACCGACGGCGTCTGGAATTTGCGCCCGACGCCGGTCTGCACGATCTCGTTCTCCTTCATCTTCGTGAGCTCCTTGCCACGAAACTGGATCGAGCCCGAGGTCGCCTTGGTCTTGCCGCAGATCAGGTCGAGCACCGTGGTCTTGCCGGCGCCGTTGGGACCGATGATGACGCGAATCTCGTTCTCCTCGACGTAGAAGGAGAGGTCGTTGACCGCCTTGAACCCGTCGAACGAGACGGTCAGGCCGGAAACCGCGAGCAGGAATTCCTTGGGCTGATGACCAACAAGCATGATCGTCTCCTCACTCTGCCGGCGCGCCGTCGGCGACCGAATTGCCGTTCCAGCCCGACTTCGCCTTGCGCGAGGCGAACAGCCGATCGATGTGCGGTTGCACGTAGTCGGCCCAAAGCCCGGACAGACCGTTCGGGAAAGCGAGCACGACCGCGATGAACAGCGCGCCGAGACCGAACAGCCAGAGCTGCGGGAAGGATTCCGACAGGCTGGTCTTGGCGAAATTCACCAGGATGGCGCCCCAGATCGCGCCGAAGATCGACATCCGCCCGCCGACCGCGGTGTAGATCACCATCTCGATCGACGGCACGATGCCGACGAAGGACGGCGACATGAAACCGACATTGAGCGCGAACATGGCGCCGCCGATTGCGGCGAAGATCGCGGCCATGCAGAAGGCGAAGATCTTGAAGTTGGCGACGCTGTAGCCGGAGAAGCGGACGCGGTCCTCCTGCTCGCGCATCGCCACCAGGATGCGGCCGAGCTTGGTCAGACGGATGAACTGCGCGATGCCGATGCAGGCGAACAGCAGCACCACCTCGACGAAGTACAGGATGACCTTGGCGTGGTCGGGCCGGATGTCCCAGCCCTTGAGCGTGCGCAGATCGGTCATGCCGTTGATGCCGCCGGTATAGCCCTGCTGGCCGACGATCAGGATGGTGAGGATGGCGGCGACGGCCTGGGTGATGATGGCAAAGTAGGTGCCGCCGACGCGGCGCTTGAACATCGCGGTGCCGATGATCAGGGCGAAGATGCCGGGGACCAGGATGATGGCGAGGATGGTGAAGGTGAGGCTGTGAAACGGCTGCCAGAAGAACGGCAGCGCCGTGATCTGATTCCAGTCCATGAAATCGGGGATGCCGGGCGTCGACTGGATCTTGGTGTTCTCGACGCTGGAGGCTTCGAGCTTGAGGAACATCGCCATGCAATAGCCGCCGAGGCCGAAGAACACGCCCTGCCCCAGGCTCAAGATGCCGCCATAGCCCCAGCACAGCACGAGGCCGAGCGCGACAAAGGCGTAGGTCAGATATTTCGCGACCAGATTGAGGCGGAACACGTCGAGCGTCAGCGGCAGGATCACGAGCAGCACGGCGGCGAGCGCGATGAAGCCCATGAGTTCGGATCGGTTGAAGAAGCGTGAGTTGATGATCATGACTTGCCTGCTTCTCGTTATTTGCGGACCTTGAGGGCGAACAGACCCTGCGGTCGCAGCATCAGGATGCCGACGACGGCAAGCAGCGTGAGCACCTTGGCCATCGACCCCGACATGAAGAATTCGAGCGTCGACTGCGTCTGCGAGATCGAGAACGCGGAGGCGATGGTCCCGAGCAGGCTGGCGGCGCCGCCGAACACCACGACCAGGAACGTATCCACGATATAGAGCTGTCCGGAGGTCGGCCCGGTCGAGCCGATCATGGTGAAGGCGCTGCCGGCGACGCCGGCGATGCCGCAACCGAGGCCGAACGTGTAGCGATCGACCTTCTCGGTGTTGATGCCGACGGCGCCGGCCATGATGCGGTTCTGCACAACGGCGCGCACCTGGCGGCCCCAGCGCGACATGTAGAGCACATAGGCGACGGCGATGGTGATCAGCACGGTGAGGCACATCACGAAGACGCCGTTGATCGGCACTTCGATGCTGTCGGTGACGTGCAGCGAGCCAAGCATCCATTGCGGCAGCTCGACGCCGACCTCGCGTGCGCCGAACACGGAGCGATAGGCCTGCTGCAGCATCAGGCTGAGGCCCCAGGTCGCGAGCAGCGTATCAAGGGGACGCTTGTAGAGGTGCCGTATCAGCACCCATTCCACCAGCATGCCCAGCGCGCCGGATGCGAGAAAGGCCAATATCATGGCAAGGAAGAAGTAGCCGCTGAACAGGCTCGGCAAATAGACCTGGAAGAGATTGGAGGTCATCCAGGTGACGTAGGCCCCGAGGATCATGAACTCGCCATGGGCCATGTTGATGACGCCCATCTGGCCGAAGATGATGGCAAGTCCGAGCGCCATCAGTACGTAGACCGAGAACAGGATCAGTCCTGCAAAACCCTGCATGACGAAGATGGAGCCGAGATCACCAAGCGAGTAGTCGCCGAACATCGATGTCCTCCGTCGGGGGAATAGGGTCCCGCGTCGCGACGCAGGGTCGCGACGCGGGGTCTTGGGCATGGACTTGCGGGTCCACGCCAGGGAGCGGTTTGCCTTGAGAGAAAGTGCGATGGGCGCCGCGACTCGCTGGTAGCGCTTCTTACTGGTAGCCCTTGGGAAACGGATCCGGCTCGACGAGATCGGCGGTCTCGTAGATCAGCTCGAACTGGCCATCGAGCTTGGCGCGGCCGACGCGGGTCTTCGACCAGAGGTGATGGTTCTCGTGGATGCGCACATAGCCTTCCGGCGCGCCCTTGAACTCGACGCCCGGCGACGCCGCCGCGATCTTGTCGACGTCGAAGGAGCCGGCCTTCTCGACCGTCAGCTTCCACAGCCACGGGCCGAGGTAGGCCGCCTGGGTGACGTCTCCGATCACCGTCTTCTCGCCCCACATCTTCTTGAACGCCGATACGAAGGCCTTGTTGTTGGCATTGTCGAGCGACTGGAAGTACTTCATGCAGGCATAGGCGCCCGCGATGTTCTCGCCGCCGATGCCGTCGATCTCGTCTTCGGTCACCGAGATCGTCAGCAGCGGCTGCTTGGAGAGGTCAATGCCGGCCGCCTTGAGCTGCTTGTAGAACGCAACGTTGGAACCGCCGACGACGTCGGTGAAGATGACGTCGGGCTTGGTCAGCTTGATCTTGTTGATGACCGAGTTGAACTGCGTCGAGCCGAGCGCGTAATACTCCTCGCCGACGACCTTGCCCTTCAGCACGTTCTCGACATGCTTGCGCGCGATCTTGTTGGAGGTGCGTGGCCAGATGTAGTCGGAGCCGATGAAGAAGAACGACTTCGCGCCCTTCTCCTTGGCGATCCAGTTCAGGCCGGCGAGGATCTGCTGGGTCGCCTCCTGCCCGGTGTAGATGACGTTCTTGGACTGCTCGAGGCCTTCATAGAAGGTCGGGTAGTAAAGCATGCCGTTGTACTGCTCGACGACCGGCAGCACCGCCTTGCGCGAGGCCGAGGTCCAGCAGCCCATGATCGCCGCGACCTTGTCGTTGACCAAGAGCTTCTTGGCCTTTTCCGCAAAGGTCGGCCAATCGCTGGCACCGTCCTCCTGGATGAACTTGATCTTGCGCCCAAGCACGCCGCCGGCGGCGTTGATCTGCTCGATGGCGAGCTTT encodes the following:
- the fmdA gene encoding formamidase, with amino-acid sequence MPETLIKVDLTKSAYENDMVHNRWHPDIPIVAWVNPGDDFIIETYDWTGGFIKNNDSADDVRDIDLSIVHFLSGPIGVKGAEPGDLLVVDLLDVGPLKESLWGFNGFFSKQNGGGFLTDHFPLAQKSIWDIKGLYTSSRHVPGVNFAGLIHPGLIGCLPDPKMLETWNKREAELISTNPTRVPGLANPPFAATAHGGRAKGDIKAKIGAEGARTVPPREHGGNCDIKDLSRGSKIYFPVYVPGAGLSMGDLHFSQGDGEITFCGAIEMAGWLHLKVEVIKDGMSKYGIKNPIFKPSPITPNYKDYLIFEGISVDEAGKQHYLDVHIAYRQACLNAIEYLKKFGYSGAQAYSILGTAPCQGHISGVVDVPNACATLWLPTEIFDFDVMPSAAGPIKHITDDIQMPISPDK
- the urtE gene encoding urea ABC transporter ATP-binding subunit UrtE; amino-acid sequence: MLAISDLHVAYGQSEVLHGLNVKVAPNEIVAIMGRNGMGKTTLMKSLMGILPARSGSVTMDGAELGGLKSYERVAKGLAYVPQGRMIFSTMTVKENIETGLVVAGESEVPGDIYELFPVLLEMKGRRGGNLSGGQQQQLAIARALATKPKVLLLDEPTEGIQPSIIKEMARTLKRIRDEKGLSIVVSEQVLSFALDIADRVLVIENGEIVRDDPRDAVDAAQVSKYLSV
- the urtD gene encoding urea ABC transporter ATP-binding protein UrtD, with protein sequence MLVGHQPKEFLLAVSGLTVSFDGFKAVNDLSFYVEENEIRVIIGPNGAGKTTVLDLICGKTKATSGSIQFRGKELTKMKENEIVQTGVGRKFQTPSVFEDLTVFENLEISFPRGRTVFGSLTFQRDQLVKDRVEEVAEMIFLKDKLNTYADELSHGQKQWLEIGMLLIQDPDLLMLDEPVAGMSVSERAKTAELLNRIIKNRSVLVIEHDMKFVEDIAHKVTVLHQGQILSEGTMEKVKNDPKVVEVYLGH
- the urtC gene encoding urea ABC transporter permease subunit UrtC; this encodes MIINSRFFNRSELMGFIALAAVLLVILPLTLDVFRLNLVAKYLTYAFVALGLVLCWGYGGILSLGQGVFFGLGGYCMAMFLKLEASSVENTKIQSTPGIPDFMDWNQITALPFFWQPFHSLTFTILAIILVPGIFALIIGTAMFKRRVGGTYFAIITQAVAAILTILIVGQQGYTGGINGMTDLRTLKGWDIRPDHAKVILYFVEVVLLFACIGIAQFIRLTKLGRILVAMREQEDRVRFSGYSVANFKIFAFCMAAIFAAIGGAMFALNVGFMSPSFVGIVPSIEMVIYTAVGGRMSIFGAIWGAILVNFAKTSLSESFPQLWLFGLGALFIAVVLAFPNGLSGLWADYVQPHIDRLFASRKAKSGWNGNSVADGAPAE
- the urtB gene encoding urea ABC transporter permease subunit UrtB, producing the protein MFGDYSLGDLGSIFVMQGFAGLILFSVYVLMALGLAIIFGQMGVINMAHGEFMILGAYVTWMTSNLFQVYLPSLFSGYFFLAMILAFLASGALGMLVEWVLIRHLYKRPLDTLLATWGLSLMLQQAYRSVFGAREVGVELPQWMLGSLHVTDSIEVPINGVFVMCLTVLITIAVAYVLYMSRWGRQVRAVVQNRIMAGAVGINTEKVDRYTFGLGCGIAGVAGSAFTMIGSTGPTSGQLYIVDTFLVVVFGGAASLLGTIASAFSISQTQSTLEFFMSGSMAKVLTLLAVVGILMLRPQGLFALKVRK
- the urtA gene encoding urea ABC transporter substrate-binding protein encodes the protein MSDEENKGLLSPLRRKLLMGMAAVPAITMLPRGSFAQTPATSAVNTTGLAVTDTEVTVGILHSATGTMAISETGSIQAEKLAIEQINAAGGVLGRKIKFIQEDGASDWPTFAEKAKKLLVNDKVAAIMGCWTSASRKAVLPVVEQYNGMLYYPTFYEGLEQSKNVIYTGQEATQQILAGLNWIAKEKGAKSFFFIGSDYIWPRTSNKIARKHVENVLKGKVVGEEYYALGSTQFNSVINKIKLTKPDVIFTDVVGGSNVAFYKQLKAAGIDLSKQPLLTISVTEDEIDGIGGENIAGAYACMKYFQSLDNANNKAFVSAFKKMWGEKTVIGDVTQAAYLGPWLWKLTVEKAGSFDVDKIAAASPGVEFKGAPEGYVRIHENHHLWSKTRVGRAKLDGQFELIYETADLVEPDPFPKGYQ